From the genome of Actinacidiphila yeochonensis CN732, one region includes:
- a CDS encoding signal peptidase II, whose amino-acid sequence MAQDVEAGGAADAAGGPGRARRGDPAGGDLADPDAAEGGTRQRLLWLTAAAGLAVDQVTKAVAAVAVEGHQPSHALGGAVTFTAFRNSGAAGSFAPHATLVFTLLALGVLAFVARTAGSVRSTGWAVGLGLVFAGAGGNLTDRLFRTPGFGRGAVLDFIQVGHSGIFNLADQCVTAGALTILVQTFRGVPMRARRPSPRVASGALPGGR is encoded by the coding sequence ATGGCACAGGACGTGGAGGCCGGCGGCGCGGCGGATGCCGCCGGCGGCCCGGGGCGGGCGCGGCGGGGAGACCCGGCCGGAGGGGACCTCGCGGACCCGGATGCCGCGGAGGGCGGCACCCGGCAGCGGCTGCTGTGGCTGACGGCGGCGGCCGGGCTGGCGGTCGACCAGGTGACGAAGGCCGTGGCCGCGGTGGCGGTGGAGGGCCACCAGCCCTCGCACGCGCTGGGCGGCGCGGTGACGTTCACGGCCTTCCGCAACTCCGGGGCGGCCGGGTCGTTCGCGCCGCACGCCACGCTGGTCTTCACCCTGCTGGCGCTCGGGGTGCTGGCGTTCGTGGCGCGCACCGCCGGCTCGGTCCGCTCGACGGGATGGGCGGTGGGCCTGGGCCTGGTCTTCGCCGGCGCGGGCGGCAACCTCACCGACCGGCTCTTCCGCACACCGGGCTTCGGCCGGGGCGCGGTGCTGGACTTCATCCAGGTCGGCCACTCGGGCATCTTCAACCTGGCCGACCAGTGCGTCACGGCGGGCGCCCTGACGATCCTGGTGCAGACCTTCCGGGGTGTGCCGATGCGGGCGCGCCGGCCGTCGCCGCGCGTCGCCTCCGGGGCACTGCCCGGCGGCCGCTGA
- a CDS encoding MFS transporter: MATEEDATTRIQRKAPRITTDHPKYKWVALSNTTLGMLIATINSSIVLISLPAIFTGINLNPLEPGNVSYLLWMLMGYMLITAVLVVTLGRLGDILGRVKIYNAGFVIFTITSVILSVDPMHGGGGALWLIGWRVIQAVGGSMLMANSAAIITDAFPAKQRGMALGVNMVAAIAGSFIGLVLGGLLAEWNWRSIFWVNVPIGLIGTVWAYRSLHDTGVRRPAKMDWWGNITFAVGLIALLAGITYGIQPYGGHTMGWTNPWVLAGLIGGVAILGVFCLVESKVAEPMFPLKLFRNAAFAGGNLATLLGSVARGGLQFMLIIWLQGIWLPLHGYNYADTPLWAGIYLLPLTVGFLAAGPISGALSDRYGARMFACAGFVVMAGSFAGLLLLPTDFNYWAFALVVFLNGVGGGLFAAPNTSIIMASVPAESRGAASGMRATFQNAGMVLSIGVFFSLMVAGLARSLPHTLSTGLAAQGVPAANAHAVANTPPVGTLFAAFLGYNPIQQLLGPDLLHKLPKANADKLTGREFFPHLISGPFHDGLVVVFSLAIVMSLVAAAASLIRARRTRAEQV, from the coding sequence ATGGCGACCGAAGAAGACGCGACGACACGAATACAGCGAAAAGCCCCGCGCATCACCACGGACCACCCGAAGTACAAGTGGGTGGCGCTCTCCAACACCACGCTGGGCATGCTGATCGCGACGATCAACTCGTCGATCGTCCTGATCTCGCTCCCGGCCATCTTCACCGGCATCAACCTCAACCCGCTGGAGCCGGGCAACGTCAGCTACCTGCTGTGGATGCTGATGGGCTACATGCTCATCACCGCGGTGCTGGTGGTCACCCTCGGCCGGCTCGGCGACATCCTCGGCCGGGTGAAGATCTACAACGCCGGCTTCGTGATCTTCACGATCACCTCCGTCATCCTGTCCGTCGACCCGATGCACGGCGGCGGCGGCGCGCTGTGGCTGATCGGCTGGCGCGTCATCCAGGCGGTCGGCGGCTCCATGCTGATGGCCAACTCCGCCGCGATCATCACCGACGCCTTCCCGGCCAAGCAGCGCGGTATGGCGCTGGGCGTGAACATGGTCGCCGCCATCGCCGGCTCGTTCATCGGGCTGGTCCTCGGCGGCCTGCTCGCCGAGTGGAACTGGCGCTCCATCTTCTGGGTGAACGTGCCGATCGGCCTGATCGGAACCGTCTGGGCCTACCGCTCCCTGCACGACACCGGTGTCCGCCGCCCGGCGAAGATGGACTGGTGGGGCAACATCACCTTCGCCGTCGGCCTGATCGCCCTGCTCGCCGGCATCACCTACGGCATCCAGCCCTACGGCGGCCACACCATGGGCTGGACCAACCCGTGGGTGCTCGCCGGCCTGATCGGCGGCGTCGCCATCCTGGGCGTCTTCTGCCTGGTGGAGTCCAAGGTCGCCGAGCCGATGTTCCCGCTGAAGCTGTTCCGCAACGCGGCCTTCGCCGGCGGCAACCTCGCGACCCTGCTCGGCTCCGTCGCCCGCGGCGGCCTCCAGTTCATGCTGATCATCTGGCTCCAGGGCATCTGGCTTCCGCTGCACGGCTACAACTACGCGGACACCCCGCTGTGGGCGGGCATCTACCTGCTGCCGCTGACCGTCGGCTTCCTGGCCGCCGGCCCGATCTCCGGTGCCCTGTCGGACCGCTACGGCGCCCGGATGTTCGCCTGCGCCGGCTTCGTGGTGATGGCCGGCTCCTTCGCCGGGCTGCTCCTGCTCCCGACGGACTTCAACTACTGGGCCTTCGCGCTGGTGGTCTTCCTCAACGGTGTGGGCGGCGGCCTGTTCGCCGCGCCGAACACGTCGATCATCATGGCCAGTGTGCCCGCCGAGTCCCGAGGAGCCGCCTCCGGCATGCGGGCGACCTTCCAGAACGCGGGCATGGTGCTGTCCATCGGCGTCTTCTTCTCGCTGATGGTGGCCGGCCTGGCCCGCAGCCTGCCGCACACCCTCAGCACCGGGCTGGCCGCCCAGGGCGTGCCCGCGGCCAACGCCCACGCGGTGGCGAACACGCCCCCGGTGGGCACCCTGTTCGCCGCGTTCCTCGGCTACAACCCGATCCAGCAGCTGCTGGGCCCGGACCTGCTGCACAAGCTGCCGAAGGCCAACGCGGACAAGCTCACCGGCCGGGAGTTCTTCCCGCACCTGATCTCGGGGCCGTTCCACGACGGGCTGGTCGTGGTGTTCTCGCTGGCGATCGTGATGTCCTTGGTCGCGGCGGCCGCGTCCCTCATCCGCGCCCGCAGGACCCGCGCCGAGCAGGTCTGA
- a CDS encoding MarR family winged helix-turn-helix transcriptional regulator, whose translation MTDSDGRGGASPAAIALIVARLYRQLAQASADDRNLTYAQLSALARIGQAGPLRAGELAAREQVAAPSLTRTIRPLYEAGLIGKEPDPSDGRSAMLRITTEGRAFLERIRRERAELLARRMARLSADQREALDAALPVLELLLTE comes from the coding sequence ATGACCGACTCCGACGGGCGCGGGGGCGCCTCGCCGGCCGCGATCGCGCTGATCGTCGCCCGGCTCTACCGACAGCTCGCCCAGGCGTCCGCCGACGACCGCAACCTGACCTACGCGCAGCTGTCGGCGCTGGCCAGGATCGGACAGGCCGGCCCGCTGCGGGCCGGTGAGCTGGCCGCCCGCGAACAGGTGGCGGCGCCCTCGCTCACCCGCACCATCCGGCCGCTGTACGAGGCCGGGCTGATCGGCAAGGAGCCGGACCCCTCCGACGGCCGCTCCGCGATGCTGCGGATCACCACCGAGGGCCGGGCCTTCCTGGAGCGGATCCGCCGCGAGCGGGCCGAACTCCTCGCCCGCCGGATGGCCCGCCTCTCGGCGGACCAGCGCGAGGCCCTCGACGCGGCGCTGCCCGTGCTCGAACTCCTCCTCACGGAGTAG